The nucleotide window TATTGGGTGGCAAGTTCTGAGGATTTTGCTAAAGAATTAGATAGTTTGAATTTAATGAAGAAATTTGTAGAGGGTTACGTAAGCGGACCATATGCTCCTATTTTGTTCCAATCCGCTAAAAAACTAATTAGAAACTTGCTTATAGTAGTTGAATCATTCCTAGACTTACCTGATCCGGAAGCCGCTGCAGTAGCCTTAGACATATTATCTAAGATGTTAGGATTTAAAGTGGACACTTCCTCCTTACTTAAAGAAGCCGAGGAAATTAGGGAGAGAATAAAAGGTTTAATGCAACAGACAAGGCAAGAACTACCAAACTATTCTGGATTGCGTCCATCTACATATGCGTGACCTCCAATGCCAGCATACAAAGACTTATATGACATGGTAAAGTCGATGATAGAAAAGGAAATAAATAGAATGGAGAAAGAGTTTCGGAGGATAGAGAGTGAAATTAAAGAGGAAATTGAAAAATATAATGTTCCCTTGTATACTTTTTATGAATCTGAGGATTTCTATTACTACTTGATCGATGTTCCTAATGTAGATACATCTACATTATATGTGAAAGTGAAAAACGACAGTCTGAGAATCAGTT belongs to Saccharolobus solfataricus and includes:
- a CDS encoding Hsp20/alpha crystallin family protein is translated as MPAYKDLYDMVKSMIEKEINRMEKEFRRIESEIKEEIEKYNVPLYTFYESEDFYYYLIDVPNVDTSTLYVKVKNDSLRISCKDKSNKEYVLNIKVPEDADIDSLSVTRVKWLVKITVKRRKD